The Sphaerochaeta globosa str. Buddy region CGCAGCCGACTTCGAAGCCAACAATGAAGGATATGCTTTTGTCGCAGGCGTTCTTGGCCCGACCAACCGCTCGCTTTCCTTCTCGCCAAAAGTAGAGGACCCTGCCTATAGGCAGAGTGATTTTGCTGATTTTCATGCAATGTATCTCGAGCAAGCCCGTGTTCTGGTTCAAGCTGGTGTTGACCTGATTCTCATCGAAACTGTGTTTGACACCCTTGCCGCCAAGAGCGCCATCCTTGCCTGTCAGGATGCCATGAAGGAGGAGAACCGGAGCCTCCCGATCATGGTCAGCGTTACCTTCAGCGACCAAAGCCAAAGGACGCTCAGTGGTCAGACCCTCCAGGCCTTTGTGACCAGTCTCAGCTCCTTCGACTTGTTCAGTCTGGGACTGAACTGTTCCACAGGACCGGATGAAATGCTTCCCCTCATAGAACAGCTGGATGCTCTATGCCCCTTCTTTGTCTCAGCGCACCCGAATGCAGGGTTCCCTGATAAGGAAGGGGCCTACGCCCTTTCAGCTGAGGGTATGGCAGCCCAGCTCGCTCGAGCGATTAAGGAGCAGCAGCTAAATATTCTGGGTGGATGCTGTGGAACCACCCCTGCCCATATCGCCGCTCTCAAGGCTGCAACCTCACAGGCAAAGGGCAGGATCAAACCCCAAGAAAACCAGAATCTGAAACTAAGCGGCCTCGATGACATATCCATCGATGAACACTCCTTGCTGGTAATCGGGGAGCGCACCAACGTTGCCGGGTCTCGAAAATTCGCCCGTCTCATCAAGGAAGGGAAATGGGAAGAGGCACTAGCCATCGCCCGTGAACAGGTCAAAGAGGGAGCCCAGGTGCTGGACATCTGTATGGATGCCTCCATGCTCGATGCAAAAATCAGCATGCGATCCTTTCTGCGCCACATTGCCGGCGACCCTTCGGTGAGCAAGGCGGCGATAATGATCGATTCCTCCGATTGGTCGGTTATTGAGGCGGCCCTTGGGGAAGTACAAGGCAGGGGCATCGTCAACTCCATCAGCCTCAAGGAAGGAGAACAAATCTTCATCCAGCATGCCAAGCAGGTCTCTTCGTATGGACATGCCATGGTGGTCATGCTTTTTGATGAAGAGGGACAGGCTGCCACGTTTGAACGAAAAATGGCTATAGCAAAGCGAAGTTTCGAGTTGCTTACCGCTTCGGGAATCAAGGAACAGGACATTATTTTCGATGCGAATGTATTGTCCATTGCGACCGGTATTGAGGAGCATGACACCTATGCCCGTGATTTCATTCTCGCGACCCGGGCTCTGAAGAAGCTCTATCCTTTGTGCCATACCAGCGGAGGGGTGAGCAATCTTAGCTTTTCCTTTAGGGGCAATGATGCGATTCGAACAGCGATGCACGCTGTTTTTCTCTCACTTGCAGAGCTGGATATGGCGATCATCAATCCCTCCTCACTCATTGCATTCGAGAGCTTGGATGAAAAGACACGCACCATCATCCAGAAAGCCCTTCTTGCCGAGGATGGGGATTTGTCCACTATCCGGGCCAACCTCATCGCCTTAGCCCTCGAAATGCAGGAGGATGAGAAGCCGCAGCTGCAGAAAGCTGACCGCAGGGAGCGAAGTGCTTCCCAGCGGCTCTTTGATGCCATTCTTGCTGGAGACCACGCATACTTAGAGCCAGACTTGAAAGAGCTGGAGGGGGAGAACCCCCTGACCCTGGTAGAAGGAACGCTGATGGATGGTATGAAGGAAGTAGGTCGGCTCTTTGGTTTGGGCAAGCTGTTTCTTCCTCAAGTGGTACGTAGTGCTCGGACAATGAAGCTAGCAGTCGATATCCTCCAACCGAGGATTACTGAGTATTTGGAACTGAATACCAACGAAACAGGTAGTCAAAAGAAACCTGTTGCGGTGATGGCAACGGTCAAGGGCGATGTGCATGATATCGGCAAGAACATTGTTAATTTGATTCTTCGTTGCAACGGCTTTGAGGTGATCGACCTGGGAGTCATGGTTCCCCCTGAAGCTATTTGGGAAGCGGCCATCCGCCATAAGGCTGACTTGGTCGGATTGAGCGGCCTTATCACTCCTTCGCTGAAGGAGATGGAAACGGTTATCAAACTGTTTGAGAAAAAGGGTTCCTCCCTTCCCATTTTTGTAGGGGGTGCTACCACCAGCGAAATCCATACGGCAGTCAAACTCTCTGTGCTTTACTCGGAGGCCGTCATCCAGACCAAGGATGCATCCGCCATGGCCTTGGCTGCCAAGCAGGTGGTGGGGCCGCAAAGCCTAGCCTATAAGAATGAGGTAAGAACTACGTATCAGCAGCTCAGGAAGGACCATGAGCTTCCTCTCAAGGAAAAAACCACTTCCGGGTATGAGCAGGCATTGATCCAGAGTAAGCAGAAGCAACAGGGCAGCAAAGCAGCCTCCTACGGGGTGTTTACCAAGACTGACTTTTGCCTGAAGGATCTTAGTGCCCACATCAATTGGCGCATGTACTGTTCTGCCTGGAAGGTGCCGTTTGAAAGCCAGGAAGGAAGAAACCTTATAGAGGAGGCGAAAGAGCTTCTTGATAAGCCGGAGATTTGTGCACTCTTTGAACATGGATGCAGCATTGTCTATGGTCTGTTTCCCGCTTCAAGCGATCGGCTGGAGGTACGCGTTGGACAACGATCGTTCTATTTCCTGCGTGATGAGCTGAGCGGCCTATGCCTAGCCGATATGATTGCCACAGACGATACCGTCGGCTTGTTTGTGTCCACCTCTTCGCTTGCTCTAGCTCCCTATTTGGAACAGCTTCAAGCTGAGGGTAATACCATGCAGCTATTTTCACTGAAGCTTTTGGGCGACCGCCTTGCCGAAGTGTTGGCCCAAACTGCAGAGAATCTACTGAAACAGGCCTGGGAAGCCGACGAACTCTCGTTCATCCGACCTGCTCCGGGCTACCCCTCTTGGAACGACCACAGTGAGAAACAAACGCTATTCTCTCTCTTGGATGCTACCCAGAACATCGGCGTCCGGCTGACTGAAAGCTTCGCCATGGATCCCCCCTCATCGGTGTGTGGTATGCTTATCGGAGGAGAGAACCTGCGGTATTTTGGTCTGAAGCAAGTCAGTGAAGAGCAGTATAGCCTGTATGCAAAACGGAAAGGGGTATCAGCTCAGATGCTTGCCACACTGCTCAGTGGTATGGAATACTGATCGTATGCAAGTAATCGACATACTCCAAGAAGCAAAACGGCCTCTTTTCACGTTTGAGCTCGTGCCGCCCCTAAAGGGTGGTGATGCCCAGACGCTGCTCGAAACGGTACGCCAGCTCTCGCTCTTTGAGCCTGCCTACATCAATGTCACCAACCATCAGCAGGAAGTGGTCTACCTCGAGCGGGGCGACGGCCTTTTGGAGCGCCGGACTGTGAGAAAGAGACCGGGGACCATCGCCCTTTCGGCTTTGATCCAATACACGTTCAACATTCCGGTGGTAGCCCACCTGATCTGCGGGGGTATGGACCGTGACGAGCTTGAGGATGCCTTAGTCGAGCTCAACTTTCTGGGAATCGAGAATATTCTTGCCCTTCGCGGCGATCCTCCCAATGCGGAGAAACGGTTTGTCCCGGTCAAGGGCGGCTATGAACACTCCAGCGAATTGGTTACCCAAATCATTAGCTTGAACAAAGGGAACTATTTGGACCAGTCTCTTGAGAATGCCCAGAAGACTCATTTCTGTGTAGGGGTGGCGGGCTATCCGGAGAAGCATGCAGAGGCTCCAAACCTGGAAAATGATTTGGCGATGCTCAAACATAAGGTGGATTGAGGTGCCCAATACATTGTTACGCAAATGTTCTTCGACAACACTGTCTATTACCGTTTTGTAGAGGACTGCAGAAAAGCCGGCATAACCGTTCCCATCATTCCCGGTCTCAAGCCGATCGGCAGCAAACGTGACTTGGCTACCATCCCCCAGACTTTCCATGTCGATATGCCCTCAGAGTTGGTCGAATTGCTCTCCAAGGCAACCAAGCTCTCGGAGATTCGCGAGATCGGAGTGCACTGGTGCTCTCTTCAAACCAAGGATTTGCTTGCACATGGAGTACCCGGAGTACATTTCTATACCCTGGGAAAGGCCGATTCGGTAGCAAACGTAGTTCGTTCCTGCTATTAGCGGCTTCGTACTATCCCGATTTTCGGACAGCGTTCGACTTCCGGGCATTTGCTGCAAAACGGGCTGACCGGGGTGCAGATGAGTTGTCCATACCGTACCAAGAGTTCATTGAGTGGTATCCAGAATCTTCTGGGCATGACGAGTTGCAGCGCTTGCTCTGTCTGTTCGGGAGTTTTTGTCTCCACCCAACCAAGGCGGTTGGCAATCTGATGAACATGACAGTCTACGCAGATGGCATCAATTTGGTAGCCCAGGTTCAGGGTGAGGTTTGCAGTCTTGATGCCCACTCCCGGAAGGGTAAGCAATTCCGCCTGGGTATCCGGAACGTTTGCGTTGTATCTGCTGATCAAGATTTCAGAAATCAATCGGATATTCTTAGCTTTGGTCTTGTAGAACCCTGCAGGGTAGATGGCTTTCTGGATGGCTTCTTCTGCGAGGGAAACCATGGCATACGGGTCTTTGGCAAGCCTGAAGAGCCGCTCGCTTGCAATAAGGGTTACCTCATCCTTGGTTCTTAAGGAGATGAGGGTGGCTATAAGCACCTTATAGGGGTCGTTCTCTCGTTCAGCAATTATCGATACTGAAGGAAGTATGTGGCCTTCGGCCTCGATGGTGCTTCTGAATCGATGAAATAGGGTATCCCAATACTGTTCATCCATGCTCATTCTGGTACCATGCTATGACAAAAAAAGCAACGCTCCCTTGACCTTTTTAAGGTTACGTTCTAGCGTATTTTCATGATAATCGTATTGAAGAAACAAATCAGCGAAATGCAGAAAGAATCCATCAGGTCCTTTCTGGTTGAGAAGGGCTACACCGTCAAGGAAATCGTTGGACAGGAAGAGACTGTCTTCGGTGCGGTCGGGCAGAGTACACTCGACATCCGTGAAGTTGAGTTGCTTGAGGGGGTAGCGAATGTCGTTCCCATCAGCAAGCCCTACAAGCTAGCCTCCCGTGAGCTGAAAAAAGAGGATACCATAGTAACCGTCGGCAAGGTGAAGATTGGTGGCAATCGAATTGCCATTATTGCCGGTCCTTGTGCCGTTGAGTCACGTGAACAGATTATGACCATTGCTGCCTCAGTACGGGAAGCCGGGGCTGTAATCCTGCGTGGTGGTGCCTTCAAGCCCCGTACCAGTCCCTACGCCTTCCAGGGCTTGGGTGAAGAGGGCTTGCGGTATCTCAAGGAAGCAGGTGAGAAATACGGCATGCCGGTAACCACCGAAATCGTCAACCCTTCCGACGCTCCCATGATGACCAAATATATCGATATGTTCCAAATCGGTGCAAGGAACATGCAGAATTTTGAACTGTTGAAGGCTGTCGGAAAAACAGGCATGCCGGTCCTGCTCAAGCGCGGCCTGTGTGCCACGATTGAGGAATGGTTGATGGCAGCCGAATACCTGATGGCTAGCGGTACCGACCAGATTGTGCTCTGTGAACGGGGCATCCGAACCTACGAGAGGGCGACCCGTAATACGTTGGATATCTCAGCCATCCCGGTGGTGCAGAAGATGACTCACCTACCGGTTATCGGCGATCCCAGCCATGCCACGGGCCTACGGGACTTGGTAAGTCCGATGAGCTTGGCCCTGATTGCCAGCGGAGCTTCCGGTCTGATCGTCGAGGTACACAATAATCCCGAAAAAGCCTTCAGTGACGGACCTCAGTCGCTGTATCCCTCCCAGTTTGAAAAGTTGATGCGGGACCTTCAGGCCCTCAGTGCCGTAGTCGGTAAATCCTTGGAACGTATTCCCCGCATGCTTTCAGCCGCACTGTCCGTCAAGACGGAAGCCTCCGTTGCAACCGACCGACTGGTGGTTGCTTTCCAGGGAGAGCGGGGTGCCTACAGCGAGCTTGCCATACGCAGGGCATTTGATGAGTCTACGGATGTGCTTCCCTGCAAATCCTTTTCCGATGTGTTCGAAGCGGTGCTGCAAGGCAAAGTCGCCTATGGGATGATTCCCTTGGAAAACACCTTGGGAGGAACCATTTATGAGAATTTGGACCTGCTTGACCGCCATCAGGCTGTTCAGGTGGTGGGCGAACAGCAGATTCGGATCATCCATAATCTCATCGGCCTCCCCGGCTCGAAGAAGGAGAGCCTTCGCGAAGTCTACTCCCATCCCCAAGGCCTTGCCCAGTGTACTGAATATCTCAACCATGAAATCTCCTATGCCCAGGCTATTCCTTTCTTTGATACCGCTGGAGCGGTTGCCTATGTAAAAGAGACAAAAGATCCCACCAAAGCCGCCATTGCAGGAGCTCCTGCTGCAAAAGTGTATGGGATGGAGATTCTGGCAGAGGGAATTGAGAGCAACCCCCGCAACTACACCCGCTTCTACATTATTTGCCGAGAGGAGCGCAGTGCCGTTTATCGTTCTTCTGCCCCCGTCAACCGTGCCTCGCTCCGATTCACCGTTCCCGATCGCCCCGGTTCCTTATTCTCCGCACTGCTGGTATTGACCAAGCACGGCCTGAACATGAAGAAACTGGAAAGCCGTCCGATTCCGGGTAAGCCATGGGAGTATTCGTTCTTCGTGGAGACTGAACTCGGAGAGACCGGTGCATTTGAGGTGGCATTGGCCGAACTCTCGGAGCTCTGTTTGTCGGTACGGGTGCTTGGGACGTTTACGTCCAACTTGTAACATGGGAAGGCGCTCTACCTTCATTCCCCGATGTCTGGTCATGGGGGTGCTGCTACAAAATCCGGCTCTGCTTGAGCCGGTAACTTCCCGTCTAGAGTCCCTGTATGGTCCGATTCTGTATATCAGCCCGCTAGGCTTGTTCACCTTTACCGATTACTACGACAAAGAGATGGGGACCAAGCCCTATCGGTGTTACCTACGTTTCAAGACGTTGGTCGATCCGGCAAGGTTGAGTGCGATCAAGATAGAGACCAACGCACTTGAGGAGCTGTATCGGGTTGATGAAGGTCGTCGTGTGAATCTCGATCCTGGGTTGCTCTCCCTGGAGAATCTCATACTTGCAACCACCAAGAATCGATCGCATCGCATTCCCCTTATGGACGGCATATATGCCGAGTTGACGCTGCAGTATGAGAACAGCGGGTTCCACGGATTCAGTTGGACCTATGCCGATTATCAGAGTGAGGACGTGAAGCATCTGTTTGTCCTGTTCAGGAAAGCCTACCATGAGCAGCTGAAGCAGGAAGGCTATCTTCGCCCCTAAGGTAGTGTGAAATGGTTAGTATACATCTGCCTGCTCTTTCCCCTATGCGTGAGCTGTGACTCAAATCCCCTGTATGAGAGGCGCATAGACGTTGTGATTGCTGATCAGCATCCTTGGAAGAAGGTCAGCCACCGCCCTCTATGGCATACCCTCGTTGCCACCAACGGCTCAAAAGAGCTGCAGAAGGTATACCTCGAAGGCGGAGTAACGAGCATAAGCACTCCTGTCAAGCGCGATAGACTTACTGTCTTTTGCGCGTATCCGTTGTCGAATCTTT contains the following coding sequences:
- the metH gene encoding methionine synthase, which encodes MNRTEYLKSLLSQRIVLLDGAMGTMIQSQGLAIEDFTFEGLSAYGCNEVLNLTRGEILFSIHQQYLEAGSDIIETNTFCANAFNLAEYGLQAHVQTINQAACEIAREAAADFEANNEGYAFVAGVLGPTNRSLSFSPKVEDPAYRQSDFADFHAMYLEQARVLVQAGVDLILIETVFDTLAAKSAILACQDAMKEENRSLPIMVSVTFSDQSQRTLSGQTLQAFVTSLSSFDLFSLGLNCSTGPDEMLPLIEQLDALCPFFVSAHPNAGFPDKEGAYALSAEGMAAQLARAIKEQQLNILGGCCGTTPAHIAALKAATSQAKGRIKPQENQNLKLSGLDDISIDEHSLLVIGERTNVAGSRKFARLIKEGKWEEALAIAREQVKEGAQVLDICMDASMLDAKISMRSFLRHIAGDPSVSKAAIMIDSSDWSVIEAALGEVQGRGIVNSISLKEGEQIFIQHAKQVSSYGHAMVVMLFDEEGQAATFERKMAIAKRSFELLTASGIKEQDIIFDANVLSIATGIEEHDTYARDFILATRALKKLYPLCHTSGGVSNLSFSFRGNDAIRTAMHAVFLSLAELDMAIINPSSLIAFESLDEKTRTIIQKALLAEDGDLSTIRANLIALALEMQEDEKPQLQKADRRERSASQRLFDAILAGDHAYLEPDLKELEGENPLTLVEGTLMDGMKEVGRLFGLGKLFLPQVVRSARTMKLAVDILQPRITEYLELNTNETGSQKKPVAVMATVKGDVHDIGKNIVNLILRCNGFEVIDLGVMVPPEAIWEAAIRHKADLVGLSGLITPSLKEMETVIKLFEKKGSSLPIFVGGATTSEIHTAVKLSVLYSEAVIQTKDASAMALAAKQVVGPQSLAYKNEVRTTYQQLRKDHELPLKEKTTSGYEQALIQSKQKQQGSKAASYGVFTKTDFCLKDLSAHINWRMYCSAWKVPFESQEGRNLIEEAKELLDKPEICALFEHGCSIVYGLFPASSDRLEVRVGQRSFYFLRDELSGLCLADMIATDDTVGLFVSTSSLALAPYLEQLQAEGNTMQLFSLKLLGDRLAEVLAQTAENLLKQAWEADELSFIRPAPGYPSWNDHSEKQTLFSLLDATQNIGVRLTESFAMDPPSSVCGMLIGGENLRYFGLKQVSEEQYSLYAKRKGVSAQMLATLLSGMEY
- a CDS encoding endonuclease III domain-containing protein; amino-acid sequence: MSMDEQYWDTLFHRFRSTIEAEGHILPSVSIIAERENDPYKVLIATLISLRTKDEVTLIASERLFRLAKDPYAMVSLAEEAIQKAIYPAGFYKTKAKNIRLISEILISRYNANVPDTQAELLTLPGVGIKTANLTLNLGYQIDAICVDCHVHQIANRLGWVETKTPEQTEQALQLVMPRRFWIPLNELLVRYGQLICTPVSPFCSKCPEVERCPKIGIVRSR
- the aroF gene encoding 3-deoxy-7-phosphoheptulonate synthase, which produces MIIVLKKQISEMQKESIRSFLVEKGYTVKEIVGQEETVFGAVGQSTLDIREVELLEGVANVVPISKPYKLASRELKKEDTIVTVGKVKIGGNRIAIIAGPCAVESREQIMTIAASVREAGAVILRGGAFKPRTSPYAFQGLGEEGLRYLKEAGEKYGMPVTTEIVNPSDAPMMTKYIDMFQIGARNMQNFELLKAVGKTGMPVLLKRGLCATIEEWLMAAEYLMASGTDQIVLCERGIRTYERATRNTLDISAIPVVQKMTHLPVIGDPSHATGLRDLVSPMSLALIASGASGLIVEVHNNPEKAFSDGPQSLYPSQFEKLMRDLQALSAVVGKSLERIPRMLSAALSVKTEASVATDRLVVAFQGERGAYSELAIRRAFDESTDVLPCKSFSDVFEAVLQGKVAYGMIPLENTLGGTIYENLDLLDRHQAVQVVGEQQIRIIHNLIGLPGSKKESLREVYSHPQGLAQCTEYLNHEISYAQAIPFFDTAGAVAYVKETKDPTKAAIAGAPAAKVYGMEILAEGIESNPRNYTRFYIICREERSAVYRSSAPVNRASLRFTVPDRPGSLFSALLVLTKHGLNMKKLESRPIPGKPWEYSFFVETELGETGAFEVALAELSELCLSVRVLGTFTSNL
- a CDS encoding DUF4416 family protein: MGRRSTFIPRCLVMGVLLQNPALLEPVTSRLESLYGPILYISPLGLFTFTDYYDKEMGTKPYRCYLRFKTLVDPARLSAIKIETNALEELYRVDEGRRVNLDPGLLSLENLILATTKNRSHRIPLMDGIYAELTLQYENSGFHGFSWTYADYQSEDVKHLFVLFRKAYHEQLKQEGYLRP